A single genomic interval of Homo sapiens chromosome 15, GRCh38.p14 Primary Assembly harbors:
- the GOLGA8M gene encoding golgin subfamily A member 8M isoform X2 → MTQSPKRSHLVSGSSGHRTNFQLEGEWRLWDLGARGSRLPHSLTDVDGGKSLHFPHELKTLTLKEYWQKNSPRVPAGANRNRKTNGSIPQTATSGGCQPPGDSATGFHREGPTSSATLKDLESPCQERAVVLDSRSVEISQLKNTIKSLKQQKKQVEHQLEEEKKANNKKQKAKRVLEVQLQTLNIQKEELNTDLYHMKRSLRYFEEKSKDLAVRLQHSLQRKGELESVLSDVMATQKKKANQLSSPSKAGTEWKLEQSMREEALLKVQLTQLKESFQQVQLERDEYSEHLKGERARWQQRMRKMSQEICTLKKEKQQDMRRVEKLERSLSKLKNQMAEPLPPEPPAVPSEVELQHLRKELERVAGELQAQVKNNQRISLLNQRQEERIREQEERLRKQEERIQEQHKSLQQLAKPQSVFEEPEHLEAASQQNQQLTAQLSLMALPGEGHGGEHLDSEGEEAPQPMPSVPEDPESREAMSSFMDHLEEKADLSELVKKQELRFIQYWQERCHQKIHHLLSEPGGRAKDAALGGGHHQAGAQGGDEGEAAGAAADGIAAYSNYNNGHRKFLAAAHNSADEPGPGAPAPQELGAADKHGDLCEVSLTSSAQGEAREDPLLDKPTAQPIVQDHQEHPGLGSNCCVPFFCWAWLPRRRR, encoded by the exons ATGACCCAGTCCCCTAAGCGTTCTCACCTCGTTTCTGGTTCCTCTGGTCACAGGACAAATTTCCAGCTGGAAGGGGAATGGAGACTATGGGACCTAGGAGCAAGAGGTTCCAGGCTGCCTCACTCCCTTACAGATGTTGACGGTGGGAAAAGCCTACACTTCCCCCATGAACTCAAAACATTGACG TTAAAAGAATATTGGCAGAAAAACAGCCCTAGAGTTCCAGCAGGAGCGAACAGGAACAGGAAAACAAATGGCAGTATCCCTCAGACAGCcacttctggtggttgccagccACCTGGGGAT TCAGCAACAGGTTTTCACAGGGAAGGCCCTACATCATCTGCTACCCTGAAAGATCTGGAG AGCCCGTGCCAAGAACGAGCAGTAGTCCTGGATTCAAGGTCCGTAGAAATCAGTCAACTGAAGAACACCATCAAATCTTTG AAACAACAGAAGAAACAAGTGGAACATCAGCTGGAAGAA gaaaagaaagcaaacaacaagaaacagaaagccaaaagGGTGCTAGAG GTTCAACTCCAGACATTGAACATACAGAAAGAGGAACTAAATACGGACCTGTACCACATGAAACGTTCTCTCAGATACTTTGAAG AAAAGTCCAAGGATCTGGCTGTCCGCCTGCAACATTCATTGCAGCGTAAAGGAGAGTTAGAGAGTGTTCTCTCTGATGTCATGGCCACACAGAAGAAGAAGGCAAACCAG TTGTCCAGCCCCAGTAAAGCAGGTACGGAGTGGAAGTTAGAGCAGTCCATGCGGGAGGAGGCACTACTGAAAGTGCAGCTGACACAG TTGAAGGAGTCATTTCAACAAGTCCAATTAGAAAGAGATGAGTATTCTGAACATCTAAAAGGAGAGAGGGCCCGGTGGCAGCAGAGGATGAGAAAAATGTCGCAGGAG ATTTGCACattaaagaaagagaagcagcAAGATATGCGTCGGGTAGAGAAGCTGGAGAGGAGCTTGTCCAAACTCAAAAACCAGATGG CTGAACCCTTGCCCCCGGAGCCCCCAGCAGTGCCCTCTGAGGTGGAGCTGCAGCACCTGAGGAAGGAACTAGAGAGAGTGGCAGGAGAGCTCCAGGCCCAGGTCAAAAACAATCAGCGCATAAGTCTCCTGAACCAGCGACAAGAAGAGAGGATTCGGGAGCAGGAAGAGAGGCTTCGGAAGCAGGAGGAGAGGATTCAGGAGCAGCACAAGAGCCTTCAGCAGCTGGCCAAGCCACAGAGCGTCTTCGAGGAGCCG GAGCACCTGGAAGCTGCCAGCCAGCAGAACCAGCAGCTAACGGCCCAGCTGAGCCTCATGGCTCTCCCTGGGGAAG GACACGGAGGAGAACATCTGGACAGTGAGGGGGAGGAGGCACCTCAGCCCATGCCGAGTGTCCCAGAGGACCCGGAGAGCAGGGAGGCCATG AGCAGCTTTATGGACCACCTGGAGGAGAAGGCAGACCTGAGTGAGCTTGTGAAGAAACAAGAACTTCGCTTCATTCAATACTGGCAAGAGAGATGCCATCA GAAAATCCATCACCTTTTATCAGAACCAGGGGGCCGTGCCAAAGATGCGGCACTGGGAGGAGGACACCATCAGGCTGGAGCTCAGGGAGGAGATGAAG GTGAAgctgctggagctgcagcagatGGTATTGCGGCTTACAGCAACTACAACAATGGGCACAGAAAATTCCTGGCCGCTGCCCACAACTCTGCTGATGAGCCCGGTCCAGGAGCCCCAGCTCCCCAGGAGCTTGGGGCTGCAGACAAGCATGGTG ATCTTTGTGAGGTGAGCCTCACCTCCTCTGCccaaggagaggccagggaggatCCTCTCCTTGACAAGCCTACTGCACAGCCGATCGTGCAGGACCACCAGGAGCACCCAGGCTTGGGCAGCAACTGCTGTGTGCCATTCTTTTGCTGGGCTTGGCTGCCAAGAAGAAGGAGATAA
- the GOLGA8M gene encoding golgin subfamily A member 8M encodes MAEETQHNKLAAAKKKLKEYWQKNSPRVPAGANRNRKTNGSIPQTATSGGCQPPGDSATGFHREGPTSSATLKDLESPCQERAVVLDSRSVEISQLKNTIKSLKQQKKQVEHQLEEEKKANNKKQKAKRVLEVQLQTLNIQKEELNTDLYHMKRSLRYFEEKSKDLAVRLQHSLQRKGELESVLSDVMATQKKKANQLSSPSKAGTEWKLEQSMREEALLKVQLTQLKESFQQVQLERDEYSEHLKGERARWQQRMRKMSQEICTLKKEKQQDMRRVEKLERSLSKLKNQMAEPLPPEPPAVPSEVELQHLRKELERVAGELQAQVKNNQRISLLNQRQEERIREQEERLRKQEERIQEQHKSLQQLAKPQSVFEEPNNENKSTLQLEQQVKELQEKLGEEHLEAASQQNQQLTAQLSLMALPGEGHGGEHLDSEGEEAPQPMPSVPEDPESREAMSSFMDHLEEKADLSELVKKQELRFIQYWQERCHQKIHHLLSEPGGRAKDAALGGGHHQAGAQGGDEGEAAGAAADGIAAYSNYNNGHRKFLAAAHNSADEPGPGAPAPQELGAADKHGDLCEVSLTSSAQGEAREDPLLDKPTAQPIVQDHQEHPGLGSNCCVPFFCWAWLPRRRR; translated from the exons aTGGCAGAAGAAACTCAACACAACAAATTGGCTGCAgccaagaaaaag TTAAAAGAATATTGGCAGAAAAACAGCCCTAGAGTTCCAGCAGGAGCGAACAGGAACAGGAAAACAAATGGCAGTATCCCTCAGACAGCcacttctggtggttgccagccACCTGGGGAT TCAGCAACAGGTTTTCACAGGGAAGGCCCTACATCATCTGCTACCCTGAAAGATCTGGAG AGCCCGTGCCAAGAACGAGCAGTAGTCCTGGATTCAAGGTCCGTAGAAATCAGTCAACTGAAGAACACCATCAAATCTTTG AAACAACAGAAGAAACAAGTGGAACATCAGCTGGAAGAA gaaaagaaagcaaacaacaagaaacagaaagccaaaagGGTGCTAGAG GTTCAACTCCAGACATTGAACATACAGAAAGAGGAACTAAATACGGACCTGTACCACATGAAACGTTCTCTCAGATACTTTGAAG AAAAGTCCAAGGATCTGGCTGTCCGCCTGCAACATTCATTGCAGCGTAAAGGAGAGTTAGAGAGTGTTCTCTCTGATGTCATGGCCACACAGAAGAAGAAGGCAAACCAG TTGTCCAGCCCCAGTAAAGCAGGTACGGAGTGGAAGTTAGAGCAGTCCATGCGGGAGGAGGCACTACTGAAAGTGCAGCTGACACAG TTGAAGGAGTCATTTCAACAAGTCCAATTAGAAAGAGATGAGTATTCTGAACATCTAAAAGGAGAGAGGGCCCGGTGGCAGCAGAGGATGAGAAAAATGTCGCAGGAG ATTTGCACattaaagaaagagaagcagcAAGATATGCGTCGGGTAGAGAAGCTGGAGAGGAGCTTGTCCAAACTCAAAAACCAGATGG CTGAACCCTTGCCCCCGGAGCCCCCAGCAGTGCCCTCTGAGGTGGAGCTGCAGCACCTGAGGAAGGAACTAGAGAGAGTGGCAGGAGAGCTCCAGGCCCAGGTCAAAAACAATCAGCGCATAAGTCTCCTGAACCAGCGACAAGAAGAGAGGATTCGGGAGCAGGAAGAGAGGCTTCGGAAGCAGGAGGAGAGGATTCAGGAGCAGCACAAGAGCCTTCAGCAGCTGGCCAAGCCACAGAGCGTCTTCGAGGAGCCG aacaatgagaacaagagCACACTGCAGTTGGAGCAGCAAGTAAAGGAGCTACAGGAGAAGCTTGGCGAG GAGCACCTGGAAGCTGCCAGCCAGCAGAACCAGCAGCTAACGGCCCAGCTGAGCCTCATGGCTCTCCCTGGGGAAG GACACGGAGGAGAACATCTGGACAGTGAGGGGGAGGAGGCACCTCAGCCCATGCCGAGTGTCCCAGAGGACCCGGAGAGCAGGGAGGCCATG AGCAGCTTTATGGACCACCTGGAGGAGAAGGCAGACCTGAGTGAGCTTGTGAAGAAACAAGAACTTCGCTTCATTCAATACTGGCAAGAGAGATGCCATCA GAAAATCCATCACCTTTTATCAGAACCAGGGGGCCGTGCCAAAGATGCGGCACTGGGAGGAGGACACCATCAGGCTGGAGCTCAGGGAGGAGATGAAG GTGAAgctgctggagctgcagcagatGGTATTGCGGCTTACAGCAACTACAACAATGGGCACAGAAAATTCCTGGCCGCTGCCCACAACTCTGCTGATGAGCCCGGTCCAGGAGCCCCAGCTCCCCAGGAGCTTGGGGCTGCAGACAAGCATGGTG ATCTTTGTGAGGTGAGCCTCACCTCCTCTGCccaaggagaggccagggaggatCCTCTCCTTGACAAGCCTACTGCACAGCCGATCGTGCAGGACCACCAGGAGCACCCAGGCTTGGGCAGCAACTGCTGTGTGCCATTCTTTTGCTGGGCTTGGCTGCCAAGAAGAAGGAGATAA
- the GOLGA8M gene encoding golgin subfamily A member 8M isoform X4, with protein sequence MKRSLRYFEEKSKDLAVRLQHSLQRKGELESVLSDVMATQKKKANQLSSPSKAGTEWKLEQSMREEALLKVQLTQLKESFQQVQLERDEYSEHLKGERARWQQRMRKMSQEICTLKKEKQQDMRRVEKLERSLSKLKNQMAEPLPPEPPAVPSEVELQHLRKELERVAGELQAQVKNNQRISLLNQRQEERIREQEERLRKQEERIQEQHKSLQQLAKPQSVFEEPNNENKSTLQLEQQVKELQEKLGEEHLEAASQQNQQLTAQLSLMALPGEGHGGEHLDSEGEEAPQPMPSVPEDPESREAMSSFMDHLEEKADLSELVKKQELRFIQYWQERCHQKIHHLLSEPGGRAKDAALGGGHHQAGAQGGDEGEAAGAAADGIAAYSNYNNGHRKFLAAAHNSADEPGPGAPAPQELGAADKHGDLCEVSLTSSAQGEAREDPLLDKPTAQPIVQDHQEHPGLGSNCCVPFFCWAWLPRRRR encoded by the exons ATGAAACGTTCTCTCAGATACTTTGAAG AAAAGTCCAAGGATCTGGCTGTCCGCCTGCAACATTCATTGCAGCGTAAAGGAGAGTTAGAGAGTGTTCTCTCTGATGTCATGGCCACACAGAAGAAGAAGGCAAACCAG TTGTCCAGCCCCAGTAAAGCAGGTACGGAGTGGAAGTTAGAGCAGTCCATGCGGGAGGAGGCACTACTGAAAGTGCAGCTGACACAG TTGAAGGAGTCATTTCAACAAGTCCAATTAGAAAGAGATGAGTATTCTGAACATCTAAAAGGAGAGAGGGCCCGGTGGCAGCAGAGGATGAGAAAAATGTCGCAGGAG ATTTGCACattaaagaaagagaagcagcAAGATATGCGTCGGGTAGAGAAGCTGGAGAGGAGCTTGTCCAAACTCAAAAACCAGATGG CTGAACCCTTGCCCCCGGAGCCCCCAGCAGTGCCCTCTGAGGTGGAGCTGCAGCACCTGAGGAAGGAACTAGAGAGAGTGGCAGGAGAGCTCCAGGCCCAGGTCAAAAACAATCAGCGCATAAGTCTCCTGAACCAGCGACAAGAAGAGAGGATTCGGGAGCAGGAAGAGAGGCTTCGGAAGCAGGAGGAGAGGATTCAGGAGCAGCACAAGAGCCTTCAGCAGCTGGCCAAGCCACAGAGCGTCTTCGAGGAGCCG aacaatgagaacaagagCACACTGCAGTTGGAGCAGCAAGTAAAGGAGCTACAGGAGAAGCTTGGCGAG GAGCACCTGGAAGCTGCCAGCCAGCAGAACCAGCAGCTAACGGCCCAGCTGAGCCTCATGGCTCTCCCTGGGGAAG GACACGGAGGAGAACATCTGGACAGTGAGGGGGAGGAGGCACCTCAGCCCATGCCGAGTGTCCCAGAGGACCCGGAGAGCAGGGAGGCCATG AGCAGCTTTATGGACCACCTGGAGGAGAAGGCAGACCTGAGTGAGCTTGTGAAGAAACAAGAACTTCGCTTCATTCAATACTGGCAAGAGAGATGCCATCA GAAAATCCATCACCTTTTATCAGAACCAGGGGGCCGTGCCAAAGATGCGGCACTGGGAGGAGGACACCATCAGGCTGGAGCTCAGGGAGGAGATGAAG GTGAAgctgctggagctgcagcagatGGTATTGCGGCTTACAGCAACTACAACAATGGGCACAGAAAATTCCTGGCCGCTGCCCACAACTCTGCTGATGAGCCCGGTCCAGGAGCCCCAGCTCCCCAGGAGCTTGGGGCTGCAGACAAGCATGGTG ATCTTTGTGAGGTGAGCCTCACCTCCTCTGCccaaggagaggccagggaggatCCTCTCCTTGACAAGCCTACTGCACAGCCGATCGTGCAGGACCACCAGGAGCACCCAGGCTTGGGCAGCAACTGCTGTGTGCCATTCTTTTGCTGGGCTTGGCTGCCAAGAAGAAGGAGATAA
- the GOLGA8M gene encoding golgin subfamily A member 8M isoform X3 — MLTLKEYWQKNSPRVPAGANRNRKTNGSIPQTATSGGCQPPGDSATGFHREGPTSSATLKDLESPCQERAVVLDSRSVEISQLKNTIKSLKQQKKQVEHQLEEEKKANNKKQKAKRVLEVQLQTLNIQKEELNTDLYHMKRSLRYFEEKSKDLAVRLQHSLQRKGELESVLSDVMATQKKKANQLSSPSKAGTEWKLEQSMREEALLKVQLTQLKESFQQVQLERDEYSEHLKGERARWQQRMRKMSQEICTLKKEKQQDMRRVEKLERSLSKLKNQMAEPLPPEPPAVPSEVELQHLRKELERVAGELQAQVKNNQRISLLNQRQEERIREQEERLRKQEERIQEQHKSLQQLAKPQSVFEEPNNENKSTLQLEQQVKELQEKLGEEHLEAASQQNQQLTAQLSLMALPGEGHGGEHLDSEGEEAPQPMPSVPEDPESREAMSSFMDHLEEKADLSELVKKQELRFIQYWQERCHQKIHHLLSEPGGRAKDAALGGGHHQAGAQGGDEGEAAGAAADGIAAYSNYNNGHRKFLAAAHNSADEPGPGAPAPQELGAADKHGDLCEVSLTSSAQGEAREDPLLDKPTAQPIVQDHQEHPGLGSNCCVPFFCWAWLPRRRR; from the exons ATGTTGACG TTAAAAGAATATTGGCAGAAAAACAGCCCTAGAGTTCCAGCAGGAGCGAACAGGAACAGGAAAACAAATGGCAGTATCCCTCAGACAGCcacttctggtggttgccagccACCTGGGGAT TCAGCAACAGGTTTTCACAGGGAAGGCCCTACATCATCTGCTACCCTGAAAGATCTGGAG AGCCCGTGCCAAGAACGAGCAGTAGTCCTGGATTCAAGGTCCGTAGAAATCAGTCAACTGAAGAACACCATCAAATCTTTG AAACAACAGAAGAAACAAGTGGAACATCAGCTGGAAGAA gaaaagaaagcaaacaacaagaaacagaaagccaaaagGGTGCTAGAG GTTCAACTCCAGACATTGAACATACAGAAAGAGGAACTAAATACGGACCTGTACCACATGAAACGTTCTCTCAGATACTTTGAAG AAAAGTCCAAGGATCTGGCTGTCCGCCTGCAACATTCATTGCAGCGTAAAGGAGAGTTAGAGAGTGTTCTCTCTGATGTCATGGCCACACAGAAGAAGAAGGCAAACCAG TTGTCCAGCCCCAGTAAAGCAGGTACGGAGTGGAAGTTAGAGCAGTCCATGCGGGAGGAGGCACTACTGAAAGTGCAGCTGACACAG TTGAAGGAGTCATTTCAACAAGTCCAATTAGAAAGAGATGAGTATTCTGAACATCTAAAAGGAGAGAGGGCCCGGTGGCAGCAGAGGATGAGAAAAATGTCGCAGGAG ATTTGCACattaaagaaagagaagcagcAAGATATGCGTCGGGTAGAGAAGCTGGAGAGGAGCTTGTCCAAACTCAAAAACCAGATGG CTGAACCCTTGCCCCCGGAGCCCCCAGCAGTGCCCTCTGAGGTGGAGCTGCAGCACCTGAGGAAGGAACTAGAGAGAGTGGCAGGAGAGCTCCAGGCCCAGGTCAAAAACAATCAGCGCATAAGTCTCCTGAACCAGCGACAAGAAGAGAGGATTCGGGAGCAGGAAGAGAGGCTTCGGAAGCAGGAGGAGAGGATTCAGGAGCAGCACAAGAGCCTTCAGCAGCTGGCCAAGCCACAGAGCGTCTTCGAGGAGCCG aacaatgagaacaagagCACACTGCAGTTGGAGCAGCAAGTAAAGGAGCTACAGGAGAAGCTTGGCGAG GAGCACCTGGAAGCTGCCAGCCAGCAGAACCAGCAGCTAACGGCCCAGCTGAGCCTCATGGCTCTCCCTGGGGAAG GACACGGAGGAGAACATCTGGACAGTGAGGGGGAGGAGGCACCTCAGCCCATGCCGAGTGTCCCAGAGGACCCGGAGAGCAGGGAGGCCATG AGCAGCTTTATGGACCACCTGGAGGAGAAGGCAGACCTGAGTGAGCTTGTGAAGAAACAAGAACTTCGCTTCATTCAATACTGGCAAGAGAGATGCCATCA GAAAATCCATCACCTTTTATCAGAACCAGGGGGCCGTGCCAAAGATGCGGCACTGGGAGGAGGACACCATCAGGCTGGAGCTCAGGGAGGAGATGAAG GTGAAgctgctggagctgcagcagatGGTATTGCGGCTTACAGCAACTACAACAATGGGCACAGAAAATTCCTGGCCGCTGCCCACAACTCTGCTGATGAGCCCGGTCCAGGAGCCCCAGCTCCCCAGGAGCTTGGGGCTGCAGACAAGCATGGTG ATCTTTGTGAGGTGAGCCTCACCTCCTCTGCccaaggagaggccagggaggatCCTCTCCTTGACAAGCCTACTGCACAGCCGATCGTGCAGGACCACCAGGAGCACCCAGGCTTGGGCAGCAACTGCTGTGTGCCATTCTTTTGCTGGGCTTGGCTGCCAAGAAGAAGGAGATAA
- the GOLGA8M gene encoding golgin subfamily A member 8M isoform X1, producing the protein MTQSPKRSHLVSGSSGHRTNFQLEGEWRLWDLGARGSRLPHSLTDVDGGKSLHFPHELKTLTLKEYWQKNSPRVPAGANRNRKTNGSIPQTATSGGCQPPGDSATGFHREGPTSSATLKDLESPCQERAVVLDSRSVEISQLKNTIKSLKQQKKQVEHQLEEEKKANNKKQKAKRVLEVQLQTLNIQKEELNTDLYHMKRSLRYFEEKSKDLAVRLQHSLQRKGELESVLSDVMATQKKKANQLSSPSKAGTEWKLEQSMREEALLKVQLTQLKESFQQVQLERDEYSEHLKGERARWQQRMRKMSQEICTLKKEKQQDMRRVEKLERSLSKLKNQMAEPLPPEPPAVPSEVELQHLRKELERVAGELQAQVKNNQRISLLNQRQEERIREQEERLRKQEERIQEQHKSLQQLAKPQSVFEEPNNENKSTLQLEQQVKELQEKLGEEHLEAASQQNQQLTAQLSLMALPGEGHGGEHLDSEGEEAPQPMPSVPEDPESREAMSSFMDHLEEKADLSELVKKQELRFIQYWQERCHQKIHHLLSEPGGRAKDAALGGGHHQAGAQGGDEGEAAGAAADGIAAYSNYNNGHRKFLAAAHNSADEPGPGAPAPQELGAADKHGDLCEVSLTSSAQGEAREDPLLDKPTAQPIVQDHQEHPGLGSNCCVPFFCWAWLPRRRR; encoded by the exons ATGACCCAGTCCCCTAAGCGTTCTCACCTCGTTTCTGGTTCCTCTGGTCACAGGACAAATTTCCAGCTGGAAGGGGAATGGAGACTATGGGACCTAGGAGCAAGAGGTTCCAGGCTGCCTCACTCCCTTACAGATGTTGACGGTGGGAAAAGCCTACACTTCCCCCATGAACTCAAAACATTGACG TTAAAAGAATATTGGCAGAAAAACAGCCCTAGAGTTCCAGCAGGAGCGAACAGGAACAGGAAAACAAATGGCAGTATCCCTCAGACAGCcacttctggtggttgccagccACCTGGGGAT TCAGCAACAGGTTTTCACAGGGAAGGCCCTACATCATCTGCTACCCTGAAAGATCTGGAG AGCCCGTGCCAAGAACGAGCAGTAGTCCTGGATTCAAGGTCCGTAGAAATCAGTCAACTGAAGAACACCATCAAATCTTTG AAACAACAGAAGAAACAAGTGGAACATCAGCTGGAAGAA gaaaagaaagcaaacaacaagaaacagaaagccaaaagGGTGCTAGAG GTTCAACTCCAGACATTGAACATACAGAAAGAGGAACTAAATACGGACCTGTACCACATGAAACGTTCTCTCAGATACTTTGAAG AAAAGTCCAAGGATCTGGCTGTCCGCCTGCAACATTCATTGCAGCGTAAAGGAGAGTTAGAGAGTGTTCTCTCTGATGTCATGGCCACACAGAAGAAGAAGGCAAACCAG TTGTCCAGCCCCAGTAAAGCAGGTACGGAGTGGAAGTTAGAGCAGTCCATGCGGGAGGAGGCACTACTGAAAGTGCAGCTGACACAG TTGAAGGAGTCATTTCAACAAGTCCAATTAGAAAGAGATGAGTATTCTGAACATCTAAAAGGAGAGAGGGCCCGGTGGCAGCAGAGGATGAGAAAAATGTCGCAGGAG ATTTGCACattaaagaaagagaagcagcAAGATATGCGTCGGGTAGAGAAGCTGGAGAGGAGCTTGTCCAAACTCAAAAACCAGATGG CTGAACCCTTGCCCCCGGAGCCCCCAGCAGTGCCCTCTGAGGTGGAGCTGCAGCACCTGAGGAAGGAACTAGAGAGAGTGGCAGGAGAGCTCCAGGCCCAGGTCAAAAACAATCAGCGCATAAGTCTCCTGAACCAGCGACAAGAAGAGAGGATTCGGGAGCAGGAAGAGAGGCTTCGGAAGCAGGAGGAGAGGATTCAGGAGCAGCACAAGAGCCTTCAGCAGCTGGCCAAGCCACAGAGCGTCTTCGAGGAGCCG aacaatgagaacaagagCACACTGCAGTTGGAGCAGCAAGTAAAGGAGCTACAGGAGAAGCTTGGCGAG GAGCACCTGGAAGCTGCCAGCCAGCAGAACCAGCAGCTAACGGCCCAGCTGAGCCTCATGGCTCTCCCTGGGGAAG GACACGGAGGAGAACATCTGGACAGTGAGGGGGAGGAGGCACCTCAGCCCATGCCGAGTGTCCCAGAGGACCCGGAGAGCAGGGAGGCCATG AGCAGCTTTATGGACCACCTGGAGGAGAAGGCAGACCTGAGTGAGCTTGTGAAGAAACAAGAACTTCGCTTCATTCAATACTGGCAAGAGAGATGCCATCA GAAAATCCATCACCTTTTATCAGAACCAGGGGGCCGTGCCAAAGATGCGGCACTGGGAGGAGGACACCATCAGGCTGGAGCTCAGGGAGGAGATGAAG GTGAAgctgctggagctgcagcagatGGTATTGCGGCTTACAGCAACTACAACAATGGGCACAGAAAATTCCTGGCCGCTGCCCACAACTCTGCTGATGAGCCCGGTCCAGGAGCCCCAGCTCCCCAGGAGCTTGGGGCTGCAGACAAGCATGGTG ATCTTTGTGAGGTGAGCCTCACCTCCTCTGCccaaggagaggccagggaggatCCTCTCCTTGACAAGCCTACTGCACAGCCGATCGTGCAGGACCACCAGGAGCACCCAGGCTTGGGCAGCAACTGCTGTGTGCCATTCTTTTGCTGGGCTTGGCTGCCAAGAAGAAGGAGATAA
- the GOLGA8M gene encoding golgin subfamily A member 8M isoform X5, which translates to MTQSPKRSHLVSGSSGHRTNFQLEGEWRLWDLGARGSRLPHSLTDVDGGKSLHFPHELKTLTLKEYWQKNSPRVPAGANRNRKTNGSIPQTATSGGCQPPGDSATGFHREGPTSSATLKDLESPCQERAVVLDSRSVEISQLKNTIKSLKQQKKQVEHQLEEEKKANNKKQKAKRVLEVQLQTLNIQKEELNTDLYHMKRSLRYFEEKSKDLAVRLQHSLQRKGELESVLSDVMATQKKKANQLSSPSKAGTEWKLEQSMREEALLKVQLTQLKESFQQVQLERDEYSEHLKGERARWQQRMRKMSQEICTLKKEKQQDMRRVEKLERSLSKLKNQMAEPLPPEPPAVPSEVELQHLRKELERVAGELQAQVKNNQRISLLNQRQEERIREQEERLRKQEERIQEQHKSLQQLAKPQSVFEEPNNENKSTLQLEQQVKELQEKLGEEHLEAASQQNQQLTAQLSLMALPGEGHGGEHLDSEGEEAPQPMPSVPEDPESREAMVAFLKSAGASAQEKQAQLQEQVKEQRVAASAWLTRWPRPRRSQRQPEALQPQGLGASL; encoded by the exons ATGACCCAGTCCCCTAAGCGTTCTCACCTCGTTTCTGGTTCCTCTGGTCACAGGACAAATTTCCAGCTGGAAGGGGAATGGAGACTATGGGACCTAGGAGCAAGAGGTTCCAGGCTGCCTCACTCCCTTACAGATGTTGACGGTGGGAAAAGCCTACACTTCCCCCATGAACTCAAAACATTGACG TTAAAAGAATATTGGCAGAAAAACAGCCCTAGAGTTCCAGCAGGAGCGAACAGGAACAGGAAAACAAATGGCAGTATCCCTCAGACAGCcacttctggtggttgccagccACCTGGGGAT TCAGCAACAGGTTTTCACAGGGAAGGCCCTACATCATCTGCTACCCTGAAAGATCTGGAG AGCCCGTGCCAAGAACGAGCAGTAGTCCTGGATTCAAGGTCCGTAGAAATCAGTCAACTGAAGAACACCATCAAATCTTTG AAACAACAGAAGAAACAAGTGGAACATCAGCTGGAAGAA gaaaagaaagcaaacaacaagaaacagaaagccaaaagGGTGCTAGAG GTTCAACTCCAGACATTGAACATACAGAAAGAGGAACTAAATACGGACCTGTACCACATGAAACGTTCTCTCAGATACTTTGAAG AAAAGTCCAAGGATCTGGCTGTCCGCCTGCAACATTCATTGCAGCGTAAAGGAGAGTTAGAGAGTGTTCTCTCTGATGTCATGGCCACACAGAAGAAGAAGGCAAACCAG TTGTCCAGCCCCAGTAAAGCAGGTACGGAGTGGAAGTTAGAGCAGTCCATGCGGGAGGAGGCACTACTGAAAGTGCAGCTGACACAG TTGAAGGAGTCATTTCAACAAGTCCAATTAGAAAGAGATGAGTATTCTGAACATCTAAAAGGAGAGAGGGCCCGGTGGCAGCAGAGGATGAGAAAAATGTCGCAGGAG ATTTGCACattaaagaaagagaagcagcAAGATATGCGTCGGGTAGAGAAGCTGGAGAGGAGCTTGTCCAAACTCAAAAACCAGATGG CTGAACCCTTGCCCCCGGAGCCCCCAGCAGTGCCCTCTGAGGTGGAGCTGCAGCACCTGAGGAAGGAACTAGAGAGAGTGGCAGGAGAGCTCCAGGCCCAGGTCAAAAACAATCAGCGCATAAGTCTCCTGAACCAGCGACAAGAAGAGAGGATTCGGGAGCAGGAAGAGAGGCTTCGGAAGCAGGAGGAGAGGATTCAGGAGCAGCACAAGAGCCTTCAGCAGCTGGCCAAGCCACAGAGCGTCTTCGAGGAGCCG aacaatgagaacaagagCACACTGCAGTTGGAGCAGCAAGTAAAGGAGCTACAGGAGAAGCTTGGCGAG GAGCACCTGGAAGCTGCCAGCCAGCAGAACCAGCAGCTAACGGCCCAGCTGAGCCTCATGGCTCTCCCTGGGGAAG GACACGGAGGAGAACATCTGGACAGTGAGGGGGAGGAGGCACCTCAGCCCATGCCGAGTGTCCCAGAGGACCCGGAGAGCAGGGAGGCCATG GTGGCATTTCTCAAGTCCGCTGGAGCTAGTGcccaggagaagcaggcacagtTACAAGAGCAGGTGAAAGAGCAGAGGGTGGCTGCCAGCGCCTGGCTCACCCGGTGGCCTCGGCCCAGAAGGAGCCAGAGGCAGCCAGAGGCCCTGcagccccagggcctgggggcGAGTCTGTGA